GCGCTTGGTAAAAACCCCAGCTGCTATAAACCCGTCTACCCACGCAGCCTTGCCTCCGATACCCGGCTGGCGCCGGTAGCTGCGCTTCTTCACACCTTATTGTTCTTTATGCCTGCTTCTTCTTCACTTCGCCTTGCCGGGCAGCACGCGCTCGTTACGGGGGCCAATTCGGGTATCGGCGCAGCCGTGGCCAAATCTCTGGCCGCCAACGGGGCCTCAGTTGTCGTTAACTACGTGGGCCATCCCGAGGCGGCCGATGCCGTGGTAAAGGAAATCACCGACGCCGGGGGCGTGGCCGTGGCCATTCAGGCCGATGTAAGCCAGGAAGACCAGGTGCAGGCAATGTTCAGGCAGGCGATTGCGCAGTTTGGTACGCTGCACATTGTGGTAGCCAACGCTGGCATTCAGGTCGATTCGCCTTTTATCGACATGACCCTGGCGCAGTGGCAAAAGGTGCTTGATGTGAACCTTACCGGCCAGTTTTTGTGCCTGCGCGAAGCCGCCCGTGAGTTTATGCGGCGCGGCGTGCAGCCCGACGTAAGCAAAGCAGCCGGCAAAATTATCTGCATGAGCAGCGTCCACGAGGTTATTCCGTGGGCCGGCCACGTCAACTACGCCACCAGTAAGGGCGGCATTATGGAGCTGATGAAAAGTGTGGCCCAGGAACTGGCGCCGCACAAAATCAGGGTTAACAGCATCGGGCCCGGCGCCATCAAAACGCCCATCAACCACGACGCCTGGGCTACGCCCGAAGCCGAGGCCAAGCTGCTGACTCTCATTCCGTACAACCGCGTGGGCGAGCCCGAGGACATTGGTCAGCTGGCCGCCTGGCTGGTGTCGGACGAGGCCGATTACATCACGGGTCAAACCATCTTTATGGATGGCGGCATGACCTTGTACCCCGGCTTCGCCACGGGCGGATAAAGTGGCGTGGACTCTGCGAGTCCGCGCGTACGTATTATTGAACAACGACTCCTGACGTTCCTTCGTGCGGACTTACAGCGTCCACACTACTTTGGTATGACCCCCGAAGCCCAACGCCTGCTCGAAGCCGACATCAAGCACAAGAATTGGCGGCGCTTTGGTCCCTATTTGTCGGAGCGCCAGTGGGGCACGGTGCGCGAAGACTATTCGGCTAATGGCGACGCCTGGAACTATACCACCTTTGACCAGGCCCGGAGCCGGGCTTACCGCTGGGGCGAAGAAGGCCTGGCCGGCTTCTGCGACGACCAGCAGCTGCTGTGCGGCAGCCTGGCACTCTGGAACGGCCAGGATACCATACTCAAAGAGCAGCTTTTTGGCTTGAGCGGGCCGCAGGGCAACCACGGCGAGGACGTGAAGGAAGTCTATTACTTCCTGGATAACACGCCCACCCATTCGTACCAGAAGCTGCTGTATAAGTATCCGCAGCGGGCTTTTCCGTACGAGCAGCTGCTGGCTGAAAATGCCCGGCGTACGCGCAAAGACCCGGAGTTTGAGCTGCTCGACACGGGCATCTTTGCCGAAAACCGCTATTTCGACGTGTTTGTAGAGTATGCCAAGGCCGATGCCGAAGATTTGCTCATTCAGTACACTATCGTAAACCGGGGGCCCGACGAAGCCACCCTGCATGTGCTGCCGCAGCTGTGGTTTCGCAACACCTGGGCCTGGGGCTACGATGACTACCGGCCTGCCCTCACGGCGCTGGGCGAGGGGGCGGCGCAGGCGGCGCACCGCGACCTGGGCGAGCTGACCTGCTACGCCGAGGGCGCACCCGAATGGCTGTTTTGCGACAACGATACCAACTGCGAGCGGCTGTACAATGCGCCTTCGGCCAACCATTTTTTTAAGGATGGAATTACGAATTACCTGATTGGCAAGCAGGCAGATGCGCTAAACCCTGCGCGTACCGGCACCAAGGCCGCCGCGCATTATACCCTCACCCTGGCCCCCGGAACCACCCAAAAAGTGCGCCTGCGTCTGGGCCCGGCGAGCCTGAAAACTCCGTTTCAGGATTTTGAGCAGCTGCTGACCCAGCGCCAGGCCGAGGCCGACCAGTTTTACGCCGAAATGCAGCAGGCCATTTCCGATGCCGATGCCCGGCTGGTGCAGCGGCAGGCGTTTGCGGGCATGCTCTGGAGCAAGCAGTTTTACCACTACAGCGTGCCCCGCTGGCTGGCCGGCGACCCGGCTTTTCCGCCCCCGCCGGCCGAGCGCCAGCAGGGCCGCAACGCCGACTGGAAGAGCCTCGATAACAGTGATATAATCTCTATGCCCGATACCTGGGAATACCCCTGGTACGCGGCCTGGGACCTGGCTTTTCACTGCATTCCGCTGGCGCAGCTCGACCCCGAGTTTGCCAAAAACCAGCTGCGGCTGCTGTGCCGCGACTGGTACATGCACCCCAACGGCCAGCTGCCGGCCTACGAGTGGCGCTTTGGCGATGTCAACCCGCCCGTGCACGCCTGGGCGGCCTTCCGGGTGTTTAAGATGGACCAGAAGCGGCGCGGCGATGCCGGCGATACCGACTTTCTGCAAACCGTCTTTCACCGGCTGCTGCTCAATTTTACGTGGTGGGTCAACCGTAAGGACCGCGACGGCCGCAATATTTTTGAGGGCGGCTTTCTGGGGCTCGATAATATCGGGGTGTTCGACCGCTCGGCCCCGCTGCCGGTGGGCGGCTACCTCGAGCAGGCCGACGGCACGGCCTGGGTAGCCATGTTTGCGCTCAATATGATGCGTATCGCGCTGGAGTTGAGCCAGTCGAACCCCGTATACCAGGACCTGGCGAGTAAGTTTTTTGAGCACTTCCTCTATATTGCCGAGGCCATGACCAACCTGGGCAACACCGCCCTGAACCTCTGGGACGATGAGGATGAGTTTTACTACGACGCCCTCAACACCCCCGACGGCGGCCACGAGCTGCTGAAGGTGCGCACCATGGTGGGCCTGATACCGCTGTTTGCGGTAGAAGTGCTCGACGAAGACCTGCTGGCCGGGGCGCCGCTTTTTCTGGAGCGCATGAACTGGCTGCTCGATAACCGGCCGGGCCTGGCGTCGCTGGTTTCGCACTGGCAGGAGCCCGGCAAAGGGTCGCGCCGCTTGCTCAGCCTGCTGCGGGGGCACCGCATGAAGCGCCTGCTATTCAGAATGCTGGACGAAAATGAGTTTTTGTCTGACTACGGCGTGCGCAGCCTCTCGCGGGTGTACAAAGACCACCCGTATGTGTTTCGCAACACCGAGATAACGGTTAACTACCAGCCCGCCGAATCGGAAACCGACTTGTTTGGCGGCAACTCCAACTGGCGCGGTCCCATCTGGATGCCGGTCAATTTTCTGCTCGTCGAGTCGCTGCAGCGCTTCTACCACTATTACGGCGAAGACTTCAAGGTAGAGTATCCCACCCACTCGGGGCAGTATGCTACTATTCAACAGGTGGCAGGTGCCCTCACTGAGCGCCTGACGCGGCTTTTCCTGCGTGACCCGCAAACCGGCCGGCGCGCGTGCTTCGGCCCCAGCAAGCAGCTGCAGCAAGACCCGAATTTTAAGGATTACATAGTATTTAATGAATATTTTAACGGCGATACCGGTCAGGGCCTTGGTGCCAGTCACCAAACCGGCTGGACGGGCCTGATTGCAAAGCTGTTGCAGCCCAAAGCGCTGAATGGCCAATCCCAAGACGAAGATTCCTGACTTATGCCTGTTCCTGCTCCGTGGCTCGACGCCACAACGCCAATCCGCGACCAGATGGTGCATTGGCCCGACAACCTGGGCGTGACCGTAGCGCGCACGCTCAGCCAGGACCGGGGCGATGCCGCCAACGTAACCGAGCTGCACCTGAGCGCCCACACCGGCACCCACGTCGATGCGCCCCTACACTTTACCAGTGGAGCCGGCGACACTACCACCCTCGACCTGGGCCGGCTGATGGGGCCAGCTACAGTAGTAGCCATTAGCGACCCCAAGAGTATTAGTCTGGCCGAAGTGCAGCTACTCCCTATTAAGCCCGGCGCGCGGCTGTTGTTCAAAACGCGCATCTCGGCCAGCGAATGGAGCACCGAGCCTTTTAAGCCCGATTTTGTAGCCCTCGACGGCGATGCCGCCCGCTACCTGCGCGATGCCGGCGTAGTGTGCGTGGGCGTCGATTATCTGTCGGTAGGCAAGGCTGATGCGCACCACGCCCTGCTCGACGCCGGCATCTGCGTGATTGAAGGACTGGCCTTGCAGCATATAGCGCCCGGCGAATATGAGCTGCTGTGCCTGCCCCTCCGGATTGTGGGCAGCGACGGCGCCCCGGCGCGGGTGCTGCTGCGGCCGCTGTAGCCTGGCAGCGAGTTGCCCGTAAGCGATTGATTGCAAGCTCAATCGCTTACGGGCAGTAGCGGGTAGCTTACCCGTGCCCTTCAGCCAATAGTAAGGTAGAAGCTATACGTTACGGTGTCTTTACGCGCCCACACCCGCTGCCTGTGACCCCTATTTCTGCGACGTCCGCCTCCCTGTCCGCGTTTTTTCAGCTGCATGATGCCGGCCGGGTGCCGGCACTGCTGCCGCTGCGCTACCACCGCATGCAGGCCGATGCGCTGGCATTTTTCCGGGGTAGCGCGCCCCTGTACTACGCTCGCTTTGGGGCCGCTGAGGCTGTTGCCGGCGGCCCGGTTGGTTGGCTGTGCGGCGATGCCCACGTCGAAAACTTTGGCTCGTACCGCGGAGATAATAAGCTGGTTTATTTCGACTTAAACGACTTTGACGAAGCCGTGCTGGGGCCTTTGCTCTGGGATATAGGCCGCCTGGTAGTGAGTGCGCGCCTGGCCGCCGCGCATTTTGGCTTAGCGCTTGCCGAG
The sequence above is drawn from the Hymenobacter baengnokdamensis genome and encodes:
- a CDS encoding SDR family oxidoreductase, with amino-acid sequence MPASSSLRLAGQHALVTGANSGIGAAVAKSLAANGASVVVNYVGHPEAADAVVKEITDAGGVAVAIQADVSQEDQVQAMFRQAIAQFGTLHIVVANAGIQVDSPFIDMTLAQWQKVLDVNLTGQFLCLREAAREFMRRGVQPDVSKAAGKIICMSSVHEVIPWAGHVNYATSKGGIMELMKSVAQELAPHKIRVNSIGPGAIKTPINHDAWATPEAEAKLLTLIPYNRVGEPEDIGQLAAWLVSDEADYITGQTIFMDGGMTLYPGFATGG
- a CDS encoding cyclase family protein; the encoded protein is MPVPAPWLDATTPIRDQMVHWPDNLGVTVARTLSQDRGDAANVTELHLSAHTGTHVDAPLHFTSGAGDTTTLDLGRLMGPATVVAISDPKSISLAEVQLLPIKPGARLLFKTRISASEWSTEPFKPDFVALDGDAARYLRDAGVVCVGVDYLSVGKADAHHALLDAGICVIEGLALQHIAPGEYELLCLPLRIVGSDGAPARVLLRPL
- a CDS encoding MGH1-like glycoside hydrolase domain-containing protein; its protein translation is MTPEAQRLLEADIKHKNWRRFGPYLSERQWGTVREDYSANGDAWNYTTFDQARSRAYRWGEEGLAGFCDDQQLLCGSLALWNGQDTILKEQLFGLSGPQGNHGEDVKEVYYFLDNTPTHSYQKLLYKYPQRAFPYEQLLAENARRTRKDPEFELLDTGIFAENRYFDVFVEYAKADAEDLLIQYTIVNRGPDEATLHVLPQLWFRNTWAWGYDDYRPALTALGEGAAQAAHRDLGELTCYAEGAPEWLFCDNDTNCERLYNAPSANHFFKDGITNYLIGKQADALNPARTGTKAAAHYTLTLAPGTTQKVRLRLGPASLKTPFQDFEQLLTQRQAEADQFYAEMQQAISDADARLVQRQAFAGMLWSKQFYHYSVPRWLAGDPAFPPPPAERQQGRNADWKSLDNSDIISMPDTWEYPWYAAWDLAFHCIPLAQLDPEFAKNQLRLLCRDWYMHPNGQLPAYEWRFGDVNPPVHAWAAFRVFKMDQKRRGDAGDTDFLQTVFHRLLLNFTWWVNRKDRDGRNIFEGGFLGLDNIGVFDRSAPLPVGGYLEQADGTAWVAMFALNMMRIALELSQSNPVYQDLASKFFEHFLYIAEAMTNLGNTALNLWDDEDEFYYDALNTPDGGHELLKVRTMVGLIPLFAVEVLDEDLLAGAPLFLERMNWLLDNRPGLASLVSHWQEPGKGSRRLLSLLRGHRMKRLLFRMLDENEFLSDYGVRSLSRVYKDHPYVFRNTEITVNYQPAESETDLFGGNSNWRGPIWMPVNFLLVESLQRFYHYYGEDFKVEYPTHSGQYATIQQVAGALTERLTRLFLRDPQTGRRACFGPSKQLQQDPNFKDYIVFNEYFNGDTGQGLGASHQTGWTGLIAKLLQPKALNGQSQDEDS